The genomic region GTAGATGTGTGTATGTCCAAGCTGCAGAGAAGGCTCGGATAAACAAATTGTGAATGAAATATTTATGTATTAATTCTCATCAATTGATACAACAGCTTTATATATACAATGAGGAGGAGAAAGAGCTATTATAGGAAAGCTATGAAAATACAATCAACTATCAACTAATTACAACAGCATAGTCAACTATCAACTAATTACAACAGCATAGTCAATAACGAGAAATTTTTCTGTCCTCAAGGAGGACCACGTCAACATGCCTAGTAGTCTTGGCCAATAGGAAGCAGTCATGTAGTATTTTTGGACATGTCATAATAAGGTAAAACAATTACTGATATACAGGGCCCTTCCACTAAGGGATCCCTTTTTTTTTACATATATGAGAGATGATGGATTACACCAACTTTTCGATCACAAATTCACATCTCCACTGTTTAATATGTAGTTCTATATGAATAGATCACTTCTGCAAATTTTCAGAAATTTTGGTGATCGTTAAAACATTCAAAACTATGATTTATATTTATAAGCATGAACGGTTCCGGTTTGGCAGATTTGGTTCATTCATTGATTTAATCTTGTTCGACACCTTAACGATCACCAAATTGGCTGAAAATTTACAGAATTGATCTATATATAAGGACCAACAAACTGAACGGTGGAGATTCAANNNNNNNNNNNNNNNNNNNNNNNNNNNNNNNNNNNNNNNNNNNNNNNNNNNNNNNNNNNNNNNNNNNNNNNNNNNNNNNNNNNNNNNNNNNNNNNNNNNNNNNNNNNNNNNNNNNNNNNNNNNNNNNNNNNNNNNNNNNNNNNNNNNNNNNNNNNNNNNNNNNNNNNNNNNNGGACTCACCGGAGATGGAAAGTGGTCGGGGAAGCTGCTGGAGTCCGCTAGGGTGGAGGCGCGCCCTCGCCGGTGCCGTACGGTAACGAAAGGAGGGACGTCCGCACTTTAAGAGCCGTGCGGACGTCCGCACCTGATAATGGTCGTGTGTGTGTATATATATATAATCAACAATGGCTTTGATTATGTCTAACAACAAGATGAGAATCTTTAGTGTGGCTCTTTTTCTCTGTCTTTTCCTCGTCTTCTCCTCCGCCGAGAGCAGAAAACTCAGCAGTAAGTAACTCCAACACTCAAGTTTTAACTTGTAATCGCTGACCGTTAATCAAGATTTATTGAGCTATAGATTGTTTAAATGGTGCAGATGGGAATGGGAAACCAAAGTATGACACTGTTTATGGGGTAAAACCTACAAACCAATGCTCAGGTATCATGCAGGCGTTTGATCTGAGTGCTGATGAATTCTTCGCAATCAACCCTAATCTCAATTGCAATGCTATCTTTGTGGGTCAATGGATTTGTATCAGTGGATCAGCATAAGTTAAGCTGCAGCTCTGCAGAAGATTTGGCATGCATGAGATATATCGATCTAAGCTAAGAAAGAAAAATGAATGCATGAATAAAGCTAGAGAACAAACTAGCAGAATTTTTGGTTTCTTTTTTACATTGCTCTTGGCTTAGTGTTATGTTGAGTCCAAAATTGATAGTATGATTTACACTAGTCATACTGCATGATTTTTCAACCTTCATGAACCATGGGGTAGTTGTGACAAACAACAGTAACACATAGAGTATAAATGTATAATACAATGATTACATGAGAAATAATGTTTGTATGAGTTGGCTGACTATCACCGTCTTGCACTTTCCCGTGCTGTGGTAAAATGATAACAAGTATACCATTTTGAATAATGCTAAGTGAAACATATTTTCAAGCATAAATTTAGATGAAATGGGCATTTATTCATTGATTTCATTCATTGACCGAGGAGTTCAATACAGCCTTATCATTTCATAAACAATTCAATGAACTCATATATAGGTCATTCCGTCATTGCTCTAGGCAAGCATGAAAACTAAAAAAAATAAAAATTAAGGGGCAAGGCTGCAGGAGGCTGCAGGCTTGTATTCACAGGGTTAGAAACAAGCAAACATAACCTCCAATTTAGTGTAGTTTTCATTGTTTTGATGGATTGCGAACGACATACATATATGAAAATGATTCGTTCATTTTTTTTATATAAACACACTCAGTAATTACAATTAGATGTTTTGATTCAGGCCCCTCCCTAAGATAGATGTTTTGAATTTAGAGTTTACCACGATGAGTGATTATCATCCATGAGGATAAGAGTCGTCATGCCTAAGCTGCTAAGCATCCTAGTGATTACATAGCGTTCATAGTGTTCCATGACAATGTTAAATAGACATCTAGCTAGCCATTCCATAAGACAATTGCGTTGCTTAAAAACAAACAAGTAAAATTTGCAATTTGTTTATGAAAAAGAGAAAGGAAGAACTGAATCCAGGAGTATGTAATGCTAGGAATTTCATCAAACATAAAAAATGGAACAATAAAACTGCTAATATTTGTATAATTTAAAGGCCAAGGCAATTAAAAATGGTTCAATACACATCTCGCTCAAGTGCAAAACATAATAAAATTCACATCAGTGTTCATACTTAGAAAGTAATCCATAAAGCAGGACAACAAAATGAAAATGAAATCCTGAGCATAAGCTGATAACAGACCAACTTCTTAACTGATTCAAACTAAGTACCGTCTAAACTATAGGAACAACACTGTAGTTGCCACCATATTGTTTAAGCAGTAGCAGTTTGTAGTGCTGCTTGTCGCTTCCTTGCCTCTTCAATGATGGTGAGCTTGATACCCTTGCCCTTGGGAAGTGACACCCAAGGCTTTGTACCCTTGCCGATGGTGAACACATTGCCAAGACGGGTGGCAAACTCATGACCAGCAGCATCCTGAACGTGGATGGTCTCAAAGCTTCCCTTATGCTTCTCCCTGTTCTTGATGACTCCGACACGTCCCCTGTTCCTTCCACCAGTCACCATGACAACATTTCCAACATCAAACTTAATGAAGTCGATGACCTTGTTGGTCTCCAAGTCCAGCTTGATAGTATCATTGGCCTTGATAAGTGGGTCTGGGTAGCGAATAGTTCTACCATCATAAGTGTTGATATATGGGATGTTCTTCTGCCCAAACTGCACGGAGCGAACCTTGCAGAGCTTAAACTGCACATGAAAAATAGAACGCGAAGCAGTCAATAAACCGACCGAAGGTACACAGAAAAGCTAACCTAAACAACTACACAATGCATAGTATACGTGAAACAGGTATACAACTCATCAATCAGCTAGTTGCAAGATAGCCTAAACTTGGGAATTAAACAGACTAAACCTAGCAAAACAAACCATGGATTTCATTGTGTTATTCTATCTCACAAGCATTAGAAACTGTTGCACCACATTTCATGTTATCAACACTATACATCCAGAAGCTCAAATAAGTACATATCTCAAAAAATGTTGTAACATAAACCAAATAGAGAATCATTCAGTCACCTAAGGTTAAAACATAACTGGATTTCCGAAAAACCAAACAGAGAGCAATAATCAACCAAAAACCCACCTTTGCCTCCTCATCCCTGATCGAATGGAGACGGAAACGACCCTTGGTGTCATACAGCAGACGGAAATTCTCATTGGTTTTTGGGATGGAAACAACATCTGAAAACACACAAATACATAACAAGTTTCAGTACCATTCTGATCAAACACATTCATAACACAAATCCTAGATATCGATACTTATTTGCACAACAAACAGATGCTAAAAAAAACAAAGATCGAAGCGGGCATACCCATGAAACCAGAAGGGTAGGTCTTGTCAGTCCTGACCTTGCCATCAACCAAAACATGACGTTGCATGAGAATAGCAATGACCTCACGGTAAGTGAGAGCATACTTCAACCTGTTCCTCAGAATGATGATCAGGGGAAGACACTCCCTCGATTTGTGTGGCCCAGATGATGGTTTGGGAGCCTATAAAGCACAGATTTTGAAGCACACCCAAGTCATATTACAACAAACCCAAATCAAAATGAAGCCAAAGATTCAAGCTTTATGGAAATTTAACACTTGGGGATTCAGGATTTGACTTACAAAAGCACCACCAAGCTTGTCGAGCATCCAATGCTTTGGGGCATTGAGCCTCTTCAGATGCTTCTTCAAACCTCTCGCCTGTAATTATCAACATAAAACCCACAGTCATATACAGAAGATAGATCTCGATGAGAGAGAGATGGACAGAGGATTACCATGGTTGCAGAGGAAGATGGAGAAACCCTAGATGAGATGAGCGAAGAGACAGAGGGGAGAAACGGCGGAGAGGCAAAGATTTATATGAGAAAGGGGTTTTAGGGTTGGGGAAGTGTAGTGTGTGTGATTTGGTGCGGTAAGGTACAGAGTGGGCTGGACTGACGAGGGGTCTGATTGGATGTGGAGGACACATGGGACTGTGGGAGTGGCTGGTAGCTTAATGCTTTGGCTGATTAATTAAAATTCTATTATTTTGTTTTTTTAAACTTGAGACTCTTAAATGCAGATTTAAAAAATAAAAAATAAATTGGCTTTTTGTTCGGTTGGAAGTGGTAATAGGAGGGGGTAAAAATTTTTCTTCAGAATGGTCATACCTAAAATAATCTCGGTCTCAAACTAGTAATTTATCCAGCTACCATTTTGAAATAAAGATAAAATAAAATAAAATATAAAAACTAACTTATAGCAAACATTGCCCAACTAAAATAAAGTGATTACATAGCTTTCCCCTAAAAGCCGCCTTTCCTTTTCTCTCCTAGTGTTAGGATTTTTATGTCTTCTTTTTGCAACCATGAGTTCTATCAATGTGTCTGCCAGCCTAAAGTTTTCTTGGTGGGAAACTGCGTACCACTTGTGGTATGTTATGGCATGTATGGAGACCTAATGGGAAGATGCAAGTCAAGGAGGTTGAAATTCATCGGGTCCTCTTGATTTTTGCAGATCCATCAAATCGAGATATGGTTTGGAAAAGGGCACCATAAGACTACAACTGTGCGCCAATTGCTCTAGCTTACTACAATGGTATTTTTTTTTTGTTAATGATGATTCATTAAAAGGCAGAAGCCCAAACGATGCCTAGTACAGACCATCAAGGCACAAAACAAAGAAAACAGAGAGTTAAAAGCTTCATCTAATCTCAAAGACAAGAAAAAGAAACCAGAAACTCAACAAAACAGTCAACACCATCAGCCGATCCCTGTTGCTGTCAGTCCATCCGAAATCAAAGCGGCAAGAAGAGGCAGTGGTGGCTGAGTCGCCCACGGGAGAAGGTCCACCGCCTCAGTGGCCAGCAAAAATGTTATAGCCCCGTGAAAATGTTGTCGTTGGTGACAGCGCTTGTCGTACTAGATTACACTTGGTGGAGTTTCTATGACGTTTCGATCGGAGCGGGTAATGACCATGATTGGTTATACACTCAGTGGATTTTAAAAAGATCGACAAGAATCACAAGAAAGTTGGAAAAGTGGAGATTTGAGTATGTATCCCTTTGAACAGTTCTCCGTTTAGCAAACAGAGTAATTATTCTCTGTACCCGGAACACCATGTGGCACTGTCAGGTGTTGTACCCGGCCAATCATATAACTCAGATTCATGTGGGGACCAGCAAGGGGTGGAAAAAAGAAAAGAAAAAGTAATTAAATACACCAATCAGAAATAAGGATAAAACACGTGGACCAATAAGATTAAAGGGAAACATAAAACAGATGGTGTTCCGGGTACAAATAATAATTTCCCTAGCAAACAATGGTATTTGGTGGAGGATATTGTGGAATTTCTCTATAAGGTCAACTACGAAATATGCTTTGGTTGTTGTTCAACTTGTGGATTGGGGACACATGTGGGATTGCCGTATTTAGGTCTTACCTTAGATGAAGATGATGATGTGCTTAACGCTCTGTGTTGAGTGAGATGGCTCCTCTTATGTCGTTGCAAATGATGGGATGCAGTCACGGAAATGAGACAGGAGCTAGGGTTTCGCAAGGTCCAACCCTTGTTTTCAAAATCCCATTTCCCTGATGTGATTCTAAACCCTTTTGTAGGGGGATTTTAGCCTCATCATTATGTTGCACTGAGAGAATTGCCGAAAACCAGTTTGGTTTCTTAGATTGTCGCAAGTAAGCGACGTAATAGGTATAAGAGGGTCTCGATCATTTCTCCAGGGAAACTAGATTGTTGCAGGTAATCAGCGTAACTGGATTTCACTGCAACAATATGGTTGCAACTTGCAATGGTTATTGTCGAGCGAGCAATCTATGCGACTTTGATATAATTGCATGTAACAACGTCACTTTATATAGGGCCAACACTACCAGGCTAGTGCATATTTCTAGATTTGTGATGGTACTTACACACATCTTTTAGTTAATTGATACTCCACAACAGTTTCAAGTCTTTCGACACTAACAGATCATTAGAAGCTATGCTCAAAATGATGGATTACCGGACAGTCTCACTAGCCAACTTTGATAATGTCTAATGATATCGGAGTTTATTGAATCCTAAATGTTTATTTTTTTTCAATATATTTTTTTTTAACAGATGTAAAATATGAGAAGCGAACAACAGTACAGAGCGTAAACCAAAAAATAAAGTAGAAAATAAAAAATAAAAACAAGTAAAGCGGGTAAATTGTTTCCCAAGTTCTAGGCCTCGTCACCAAGGCATAACTTTTAACATTTTCTTCACTACGACTAGCTTCACATACACGAGTCCATGGCGGCGAAGCTTCAAAACCCTTTCTTTTAACTGATCTTCTTCTTCAAACTTCAATGATCCTGACCCTCTCACCACCAAAACCTTATATGGGCCACTGTTGATTTCGGCTTTGAATTCAAGCTCAACACCAATGGCGGAAGAGAAAGCAAATGAAACCGCAGCCACCAGAGAAGTAGAGGAGGCGCCGAAGATTGAGCCTATCCGGATGCCCACGCCGGAGGAGATTCGCGGCCAAGACATGATGAACAACTGTGCTGTGAAAACTGTGATTAGTGGAGTCATGGGTATGGCTTAAGTTCTCTGTATCTTGCATTTCTTGAATTGGGTTCGGCTTGTTTTTCCTTTTTGCTCTGCTTGGTTTCCAAGAAACGTGGGAAAGTTTGTTTCTTTTTTCTTTATCGAATTCTGGGTTATAGAGACTCATGGGTTTTAGAGTGTAGCTGTAAAGATTGTAACTTGGGGTTGGAATTCATGAGAGAAGAAACGTTCCATTGAATTAGTCGTTTTTCCATCACATCTGAGTGGATTTGAACTGGGAATTTGGGTTTTTGTTCAGCTTAGTGAGCATATTGGCATCAAGAAAGTTGTTTACTTTGGTTTTCAATGCATTTGCTATATGGAGTTATTTACATTACGTCATGTTCCGCGTTGTTTCTTTATGTTGGGTTCATTTAGATGTTCGCAGGTTGTCTGTGTTCAAATTTACTGCTAGGGTTTTGCTCAAATTAGTGAACTCTACTAGAAGGTGTGGAATGCTGTTGTACTTTGATCTTGAATGTGAAGATGAAGAATTCAACTGTGCCTTCCATGTAAAAATTAATATTAAGTGTCATGAACATCATGTAAACCACTGGAAATACGTTTCATTCTATTTTCTACGTTCTTTGTTAAGCAACTGATGGTAAAAATTAATTGTTTAGAGTGTGGCTTTTAGGATCTTGAACTCGAATTGTAATGATGGTTTGGTCTTTAACTGTTGTTGGGATTTCATAGGTGGTGGACTTGGGTTGATGATGGGTTTGTTTCTTGGGGCTTTAGACAACCCAGTAATGCAAGACCAAATGACTGGAAGGGAGCAATTTGTTTACACAGCTAAGCAGATGGGGTCAAGGGCTTGGGGTTCTGCTAAGGCATTTGCAGTGATGGGAGTTCTTTTCTCAGCTTCTGAATGTGTTGTTGAAAAGGTACTGAGGAATATGTAACATACTCATATATATGTGGTTGATGAGGTTTTTATTCTCTGGTACTGGACTGACTCTGGATTATTGGTTTCAGGCACGGGCTAAGCATGACACAACAAATACAGTTGTTGCGGGATGTTTCACTGGAGGTGCAATGTCAGCAAAAGGTAACCTTTTTACCCCGTCAGTTAATCATTGAGGTGCATATGATATTGTGATACGTTGATGTACCGACCTAGATAACCTATAATTTTGGATGAAGTCCAGAAATATGAATCCTTCTGTGTAGTGAATTAGTGATGTAGTCTGTAATGCTTCTGATCAATTTGATTGCCTAGATCACCATATCAATTTCCCTCTCTGCTCCTTTTGAAGCTGGAGTTGAAATATTTGTTTTAATAGTTTGTTCATTTAGGCGCTAGCCTGTACTGAGGGTTGGGAAACTGTAGTGTAGACACAATCGCTGAACAACATTTATTAATAACTTCTCCAAGGAGATGTTTATGAAATTAACGCCACCCAATATTGCAATTCATGTGATTGCTTTAGCCTTATCCTTTATAAGTATGTGCATTCATATCTTAATACAGTTGTGAAAGAATTCATTCATTGCATCATGTTTAATATTAAGGTTCTATTCAGACGACATTACATCATAAGTGGGTCCAAAATGGGTTGATGGTTCTGTAAACAATGGCGATAGTTTAGTTTTTGTACACCTCTCTAACCTCTCTGGTACTATAGTTAAAGATTGGAGTTCCACTTAAGATCCATAACCAAGAATTGCATTATTTAGAGTTTTGGTCTTTCGATTGATGAAGCACTCTCTAGTCCTGACCTGGACAGGGTAAAGAAGCCAATCATAGAATAAGTGTCGTAGCAAGATAACATATCACAGTAGTAAATAAAAACAGAAACCAGAATAAGATACTATTGGTGTACATCTTGTTGGAGTTCTCATTATTTATCCTGCTGTCAAAGTGATTTCCTGACATGAATGTTAATCTTACACCTCTGCTGTTGTGCTTCTGTAGCTGGTCCAAAAGCAGCCTGTGTTGGTTGTGCTGGGTTTGCCGCATTTTCGTTGCTGATAGAGAAGTTTCTGGATAGACATGAATGAGTGTATTAGAATCCTGTCTCAATTTTTGCAGACGCTAATTCCGACAAATCAGTAGAAGAGATGTAGCTTCTGGCATATGCAGTAATACAAATAGTTTTGCTTAGATTGAGCTTCAGCTCTTGTTATAATTGTTTATCCCAATTCACGAAGGGATGCTTTGGCCAAATTAGAAGGTCAATGATTTTGTATTATGTTTTCTGTTGTAGACCAAGAGTTTTCAGATTCATAATTTCATCAGAGGATGTATTCTTCAAACTCGATAAATGATCTATAGAGAATGGCTTGAAGTTTCAAATAAAATTCTTGTTGTCGTACTTTGGCATATTGCAGCGTTTACATGTCAACACTGCGTCTAATTGAAAAGTTACTGTTGGTAGTACAGTCTGAGAAACATGAAGAACAAGGTTAACTTCTTACTTGATGAAGAACAAGGTTAACTTCTTACTTGGTTATAACAATAGTAATCGAGAACCATAACCCAGAGCAAAGAAAGAGTCAGGCATAAGTTATCAATATCAAATCAATATTCCTGTTCCTTTCAACAACAACAAAAAAAAACTCAATATTCCTCTTCACATAAGGAGTTTTAAGGACTATGAGAGATATTTATTTTCAGTCATGAGATTTACTTGCATTTTATCATTCCTAAAAAAATGTCTCAAGTGAGCACAATTGTGATCAAAACAATATAGACAATCATCATCGATGAAAAACGAACAACAAACTAAAGAGGTAAAGAGTATGAAGTTCCTTCTAATAACAAAATGTTTACATACCTAATCATTTTCATTTTCAATTTTAGCTTCTTGATACCTAATTAGGCCCAGACCTGAGTTTATATTGTTTTACAACATCGATCTTTAATGTTTTCATGGCTGATTGTACTTTTTTTTTTTTTAATGATTATTAGAGGGCATCATTCTTAGAATTCGCCTCAGGTCTTGAAATCTCAAATCCAGTATTAAAATCAGTGAAATAAAGTTGTGATTGTTGTGAGAATGATATAGTTTTACCTTTTAATCGATTAAAAAAAAACGAAAAACAAAGTGAACATATTTTTATCTGGTCGAGGTAAATCATCATTTTACAGTTTTACTGGGCAATTTTTTTTGCCTTAGTTTGGAAACCAATCCTCAAGTTCTCTTCACCAGTAAAGTAGCCGAGAGAACCAGTAAAGTAGCCGAGAGAAACAGAAGAAGAAGAGAGAAAATGTCGAAGCAGGGTGCTGAGGTCGTATGCGTCACCGGTGGAAGCGGCTGCATTGGATCATGGCTCGTCCGCCTCCTCCTCGACCGCGGCTACTCCGTCCACGCCACCGTCAAAAACCTCCGTTAGTACTCTCAATTTCCCCTTTTTAACAGAAGTAACAGACACCACTCAACACTGTTCTTGTTGCAGATGACGAGGCCGAGACGAAGCATCTAGAAGCCCTAGAAGGAGCCTCCACCCGTCTCCGTCTCTTCCAGATCGACCTCCTCGACCGCGCTTCCATCTCCGCCGCCGTCCACGGCTGCTCCGGCGTCTTCCACCTCGCCTCTCCTTGCATCGTTGACCAAGTCCATGACCCCGAGGTGAGGTAGCTCCATCTTCTCCGATTCACGCTTACAGATTCAGCTTCTTAGTTTCGGATTTCAATTGTGTACACAGAAGGAGCTTCTGGATCCGGCGATTAAAGGAACTCTGAATGTTCTGACGGCGGCGGAGGAGGCTGGAGTCAGGCGCGTGGTGGTCACGTCCTCCGTCTCGGCCATCCATCCCAGCCCTAGCTGGCCTGCTGATGTGGTCAAGAGAGAGGATTGCTGGACTGATGTTGAGTACTGCAAGAAAAAGGGAGTGAGTAATGCCTTTTGAGTTTATGTGACTATCTGCGTTTTGGTGAAATTGTGAAGTATATGATGCTGATTGTGTTGAGTGTTTTTTTGGTTAGTTATGGTATCCTTTGTCGAAAACGCTGGCGGAGAAAGCGGCTTGGGATTTTGCCAAGGAGAAGGGGCTGGATGTGGTTGTGGTGAATCCGGGGACGGTGATGGGTGATGTTATTTCGCCCAGGCTCAATGCTAGCATGTTAATGCTTGTGCGCCTTCTCGAAGGTAACTTCTTTGTGTAAGAAAATAGTATCTGGTTCGGACATTGAAGTTGTACTAGTGTTATTGGGAAAAAGAGGTCATACTGGTCTTGTTTGGATGGTCTAGCGTTCGATAAGATCATACATTTATTCAGTTTGTAACTGATAAATGCTTTTAGTAATGATCTGACGACATGTATGTAGCGAAGGAGAATATTATCTTGCAGTACATGTGACAACATGATATATGCATATCATCTTCTTTATACATGATCTAAAAGTGCCCAAATCTTTGTATGATGGAGGCTGTGGCAGGTTGATAAACTAGAGCTCAGGTGGTGGAAATATACTTTCTGTAAGACATGTCAGTTAAAGAGAGGTTCATTTTGGTATCTGAGAGCTTGAAGAAATTATTTATTTTCAGACTCTTAAAAGAAAAAATCTTCATCTATTACACCACAGGTCGTTTAGGTCTTTTGTGGTAATCCGCAAGTTTGGAGAACCTGAATTTTGTGTTTCTGATGTGTGGTTCAGTAAAGGGATCCCTCTACGCCTCTTCACTAGCATATGTGTGTGTGTGTGTGTGTGTTTTATTATTATTTAAGGTCAGGAAGGTTTAATTTATGATTTTTTTTGGTGTCTGTGTCCATGCCAACTTCTCTGTACTTGCTCCTTGTTAGCGGAGGACTGAGCAAAAAGGAATTAATCTTAGCAATAACATGTGTAAAAGAAGAGTATTGATCCATTTAAACAAAATTGTATTGACAATGTCATTGGCAATCCATTCTGCAGGCTGCACTGAAACATATGAGGATTTCTTTATGGGTTCTGTACATTTTAAAGATGTAGCTCTAGCACACATTTTAGTTTATGAGAACAAATCAGCCACTGGTAGGCACTCGTGCGTTGAGGCGATATCACATTATGGTGATTTTGTGGCAAAGGTAGCTGAACTTTACCCTGAGTACGAGGTTCCCAGGTAAACTACTGCAAATGATTTGCAACTGAAACTCTTCGCATAACTTATGTTTGGGACCTTATTGTACTGGTACCATTCTTGAAGTGGGCAGTACACCTATGTTCTGAAACATATTCAGTGGACTTGCAATATCCTGAAACTAATATTTGTCCTAGAATTATCTAGATATTGAAATGCTGGATTTGCAACTTAAAAACTGGAAACAAAACATTTTACGATAGTTTCTCTAGAAGCCTCCACTGTCCACACTATAATCAAAATGTCTTGGCCTCATTTCTTAAGCACAACCTATACGGCTATATCCATGATTAGCATAGGAATATTCCATATCATCTGTTGTGATTTAGAGGTTTGTTTGTTATAGAAATGCTGTATTGATGTCCTGTAGAAGGTGTTTCTGGTTGGATAAATGTGTTATATATCCGGTTTGGTTTGTCTACAATCCCTCCGGAACATAAATTTCATACTTTTTTTTTTTGTTTCTCTCGAGTTCTTTGATTGAGTTTTTGGAATTTCCATGTGCTTTGACTAGAAATTAATTTGTAATTGCTCAAGCCTAACATGTTTATCTGGCGCAGTTTGCCAAAGGATACTCAGCCTGGTTTGTTGAGGGAAAAGACTGGAGCGAAAAAGCTAATGGACTTGGGTATAGACTTCATCCCCATGGATCAAATTATCAAGGATTCCATTGAGAGCCTAAAGAGCAAGGGATTTATTTCGTAAAATGCAGCTGTGAGGGCATGAAACTTATCAGGGGCCAAAATATCATGTAGAAGTGGTGAAGACATGTATGTTTATATTATGTACCAGTCATGTCTCCTTGCAATCTGTATGTGAATAAAAGTTTGCTTCTCTAAGTATCTAAGTTAAAGGATGGACATGAGTTGGAAAAAAAAGGGAAGTTTGCTTCTCTCCCTTGTACTGCTGCTCTTGTTCATTTGCTTTGTGTCACTCTCATCCACAACCTCTACTTCTCAGTTCTCACAGAGTATACGAAGCCGCAGCCAATTAGTCTGATGTCATTGTTAAACATCTGCTCAAGATCTTCGACGCTGGACTCACCTCTGTTGTTGACCTAAACTTTATCCCTTAGGGCAGTGCCATGTTGGAACTGATCTAACAACACTATCACAACCTGATGTCAATTCCTTCTCTAAACAAGATATAAACGGGCATCTGTTGTGGCATTTTCTCAGATGTGCTCAATTGTCATGACCGCCAATTTAAAATACTGTCTACGTTTTATTGGAGGCACCTCCATATAAGCTGTGCAGTAGCACTGGCGGGAGCACACTATAGCTAATGGGGCTATTGCCCCACTTGATTATTACTTTTTAAATATCTTATGGCTAATCGAGCAACTTAAATATATTTTTTATGAGAAGTTTTAATTAATTTTCTCTTATAGAGTTTTTCGTAAACTACTGTAA from Fragaria vesca subsp. vesca linkage group LG3, FraVesHawaii_1.0, whole genome shotgun sequence harbors:
- the LOC101311455 gene encoding 40S ribosomal protein S4-like isoform 1, whose translation is MARGLKKHLKRLNAPKHWMLDKLGGAFAPKPSSGPHKSRECLPLIIILRNRLKYALTYREVIAILMQRHVLVDGKVRTDKTYPSGFMDVVSIPKTNENFRLLYDTKGRFRLHSIRDEEAKFKLCKVRSVQFGQKNIPYINTYDGRTIRYPDPLIKANDTIKLDLETNKVIDFIKFDVGNVVMVTGGRNRGRVGVIKNREKHKGSFETIHVQDAAGHEFATRLGNVFTIGKGTKPWVSLPKGKGIKLTIIEEARKRQAALQTATA
- the LOC101311455 gene encoding 40S ribosomal protein S4-like isoform 2, producing the protein MLDKLGGAFAPKPSSGPHKSRECLPLIIILRNRLKYALTYREVIAILMQRHVLVDGKVRTDKTYPSGFMDVVSIPKTNENFRLLYDTKGRFRLHSIRDEEAKFKLCKVRSVQFGQKNIPYINTYDGRTIRYPDPLIKANDTIKLDLETNKVIDFIKFDVGNVVMVTGGRNRGRVGVIKNREKHKGSFETIHVQDAAGHEFATRLGNVFTIGKGTKPWVSLPKGKGIKLTIIEEARKRQAALQTATA
- the LOC101311947 gene encoding mitochondrial import inner membrane translocase subunit TIM22-1-like, with product MAEEKANETAATREVEEAPKIEPIRMPTPEEIRGQDMMNNCAVKTVISGVMGGGLGLMMGLFLGALDNPVMQDQMTGREQFVYTAKQMGSRAWGSAKAFAVMGVLFSASECVVEKARAKHDTTNTVVAGCFTGGAMSAKAGPKAACVGCAGFAAFSLLIEKFLDRHE
- the LOC101311170 gene encoding cinnamoyl-CoA reductase 1-like is translated as MSKQGAEVVCVTGGSGCIGSWLVRLLLDRGYSVHATVKNLHDEAETKHLEALEGASTRLRLFQIDLLDRASISAAVHGCSGVFHLASPCIVDQVHDPEKELLDPAIKGTLNVLTAAEEAGVRRVVVTSSVSAIHPSPSWPADVVKREDCWTDVEYCKKKGLWYPLSKTLAEKAAWDFAKEKGLDVVVVNPGTVMGDVISPRLNASMLMLVRLLEGCTETYEDFFMGSVHFKDVALAHILVYENKSATGRHSCVEAISHYGDFVAKVAELYPEYEVPSLPKDTQPGLLREKTGAKKLMDLGIDFIPMDQIIKDSIESLKSKGFIS